One window of Bdellovibrio sp. ArHS genomic DNA carries:
- a CDS encoding 2Fe-2S iron-sulfur cluster-binding protein: MPKCTINGKEVEVKEGTSIIEAMQQSGDRIAHYCWHPGLSVAGVCRLCMVEIEGNPRVQIACNTMVTEGMKINNTSEKVRDAVKWGLDFHLINHPLDCPICDQAGECGLQDQYMEYGKYDPEMAEAKVKKHKVVDLGPTVVLDSERCILCSRCVRFTEEVSKTNELGIFNRGDRSEIGTHEGVELNNKYSLNTVDICPVGALTSKDFRFRQRVWYLKDAETVCNGCSNGCNVKVYFNKEGFFRVKPVYNEKVNGYWMCDEGRDVYKFVNKETRLLKAQVRNASGWTEMAGGAAAKNAHEVLKNTSGDSLALVLTAQYTVEEFDAIVSTFVNEFKTKKIFFWINNKETFDSFDGLLLRGDKNPNTKGLLKVLEKHGITATWADLTQGLGNGSIKTVVVAGPENQAVFPDLQERVKELSKAQNLIWLQAGKNDALMALTGNVWLIPTKTFVEKDGTFINHAGLEQKFKKVTTVVSEALTLTEAALLLAGKNLTIPTATAQPFMPMNQREDQVTLEARKKNEFVFRRGSL; encoded by the coding sequence ATGCCGAAATGCACCATTAATGGCAAAGAAGTCGAAGTAAAAGAAGGCACGTCGATCATCGAAGCCATGCAACAGTCTGGCGATCGTATCGCTCACTACTGCTGGCACCCGGGCTTGAGTGTTGCCGGTGTTTGTCGTCTTTGTATGGTGGAGATCGAAGGAAATCCACGTGTACAAATCGCCTGTAACACCATGGTTACGGAAGGCATGAAGATCAATAACACGTCTGAAAAAGTACGTGATGCCGTGAAGTGGGGTCTGGACTTCCACTTGATCAACCATCCTTTGGATTGTCCGATCTGTGACCAGGCCGGTGAGTGTGGTCTTCAAGACCAGTATATGGAATACGGCAAGTACGACCCAGAAATGGCTGAAGCTAAAGTAAAGAAGCACAAAGTGGTCGATCTAGGTCCGACAGTGGTTTTGGATTCAGAAAGATGTATTTTGTGTTCTCGTTGTGTTCGTTTCACTGAAGAAGTGTCTAAAACAAACGAATTGGGTATCTTCAATCGTGGCGATCGTTCTGAAATCGGAACTCACGAAGGTGTTGAGCTTAACAATAAATATTCTTTGAATACTGTTGATATCTGCCCAGTGGGTGCATTGACGTCGAAAGATTTCCGTTTCCGTCAGCGCGTGTGGTATCTCAAAGATGCAGAAACTGTCTGTAACGGTTGCTCTAACGGCTGTAACGTCAAAGTGTACTTCAACAAGGAAGGTTTCTTCCGCGTGAAGCCTGTTTACAATGAAAAAGTGAACGGTTACTGGATGTGCGATGAAGGTCGTGACGTTTATAAGTTCGTGAACAAAGAGACTCGCTTGTTGAAAGCGCAAGTACGCAATGCTTCGGGCTGGACAGAAATGGCTGGCGGAGCGGCGGCGAAGAATGCCCACGAAGTATTGAAAAACACTTCCGGCGATTCTTTGGCTTTGGTTCTGACTGCGCAATACACCGTGGAAGAATTCGACGCGATTGTTTCGACATTCGTGAACGAATTTAAAACGAAGAAGATCTTCTTCTGGATTAACAACAAAGAAACTTTCGACAGCTTCGACGGCCTTCTTCTTCGTGGTGATAAAAACCCGAATACTAAAGGTCTTCTTAAAGTTTTGGAAAAACACGGTATCACGGCAACTTGGGCTGATTTGACTCAAGGACTTGGTAACGGTTCAATCAAAACTGTGGTTGTTGCCGGTCCTGAAAACCAAGCGGTTTTCCCTGACCTCCAAGAACGCGTGAAAGAGCTTTCCAAAGCTCAGAATTTGATCTGGTTGCAAGCGGGTAAAAACGACGCGTTGATGGCTTTGACTGGCAATGTGTGGTTGATCCCGACAAAAACTTTCGTGGAAAAAGATGGCACGTTCATCAACCACGCGGGGCTTGAACAAAAGTTTAAAAAAGTAACGACAGTTGTATCCGAAGCTCTAACTTTGACAGAAGCGGCTTTGTTGCTTGCTGGTAAAAATCTGACGATTCCAACAGCGAC